One window of the Candidatus Phycorickettsia trachydisci genome contains the following:
- a CDS encoding ABC transporter ATP-binding protein, which translates to MFITALVWAFDISFRKYLIKNMLDTAVKYQNSDNLIEALLVPAVLYVFMALLLTTIFRIYGYFIDIKMCPLLRQKIFDKCYTKLLNHDHAYYQKNFTGDLAYKLNNLTESIIEIIKLIIGRFFACIVALIISIYTLALVNIKFAVATSIWAIIFIAAAVYFFPKLAGLADNESASSAKVNAIAADSLLNIISIKLFNNKLYERLKLFRHCQKKLRAEKNLNTAYFWVWFTYGYSFNLLEIFSIYFLIQGFQSGGVTIGDFALVIGLNIAIVDFLNQLTNDLTKFSDHYGKVQNAIATIFVNPEIKDKKDAKNLIVQNGKISFENVTFSYNSKDLLFNDLSVSINPKEKVGLVGYTGAGKSSFVNLILKLFEVKSGRISIDDQFISDVRQDSIRDKISVVPQDLILFHDTILENILYGKPDANPQEIVEASKLAGIDPFINRLPDGYNTIVGEKGFKLSGGERQRISIARAFLKNAPILILDEATNQLDSITEKAMQASLFKLMEQKTAIVIAHRLSTLLHMDRILVFDKGKILQDGPHHELIKMPGLYRKLWNAQTDDILKY; encoded by the coding sequence ATGTTTATAACGGCTTTAGTTTGGGCATTTGATATCTCTTTTAGAAAATATCTTATAAAAAACATGCTAGATACAGCAGTAAAATATCAAAACAGCGATAATTTGATAGAGGCTTTACTAGTACCGGCAGTCTTATATGTTTTTATGGCTTTATTACTAACGACTATATTTAGAATTTATGGCTATTTTATAGATATTAAAATGTGTCCTTTGTTAAGACAAAAAATATTTGACAAATGTTATACCAAGTTGCTCAACCACGACCACGCATATTACCAAAAAAATTTTACTGGCGATTTAGCATATAAGTTAAATAATCTTACAGAAAGCATCATAGAAATAATCAAACTTATTATAGGTCGTTTTTTTGCATGTATTGTAGCTCTCATTATATCTATATACACTTTAGCTTTAGTAAATATAAAGTTTGCAGTTGCAACTTCGATATGGGCAATCATTTTTATTGCAGCAGCAGTTTACTTTTTTCCCAAATTGGCAGGTCTTGCTGATAATGAATCTGCCAGCAGTGCTAAGGTAAATGCTATTGCTGCTGATAGTTTGTTGAATATTATTTCGATCAAGTTGTTTAATAATAAACTGTATGAAAGACTAAAATTATTTAGACATTGCCAAAAAAAGTTACGGGCTGAAAAAAATCTGAATACAGCATATTTTTGGGTTTGGTTTACGTATGGCTATTCTTTTAATTTATTAGAGATATTTAGTATTTATTTTTTGATTCAGGGGTTTCAATCAGGTGGAGTGACGATAGGAGATTTTGCTTTAGTAATCGGTCTTAATATAGCGATTGTTGACTTTTTAAACCAACTTACCAATGATTTAACAAAATTTTCTGACCACTATGGTAAGGTTCAAAATGCTATTGCAACTATTTTTGTTAATCCAGAAATCAAAGATAAAAAAGATGCAAAAAATCTTATAGTTCAAAATGGCAAAATCAGCTTCGAAAATGTAACTTTTTCATACAACTCTAAGGATTTACTTTTTAATGATTTATCAGTTTCTATAAATCCAAAAGAAAAAGTCGGACTTGTAGGTTATACAGGTGCTGGAAAATCTAGTTTTGTTAATTTGATATTAAAGCTCTTCGAGGTAAAGTCTGGAAGAATAAGTATTGATGATCAATTTATTTCTGACGTTCGGCAAGATTCTATAAGAGATAAAATATCAGTTGTTCCACAAGATTTAATACTATTTCATGATACCATCCTAGAAAACATACTATATGGAAAGCCAGATGCAAATCCACAAGAAATTGTTGAAGCATCAAAGCTTGCGGGGATTGATCCGTTTATCAATAGACTGCCTGATGGATATAATACAATTGTTGGAGAAAAGGGATTCAAATTATCAGGTGGGGAGCGACAAAGGATAAGTATCGCTCGAGCATTTTTAAAGAATGCTCCTATACTTATTCTTGATGAAGCCACTAATCAACTAGATTCTATAACTGAGAAAGCGATGCAAGCAAGCTTATTCAAGCTGATGGAACAAAAAA
- a CDS encoding phytanoyl-CoA dioxygenase family protein, which yields MDLLEKDGFLVVRNLLSASQVKECLTLIKDSIVKASNELGVTKEDYLSCTGRWATKSPITRSVSFMLDDKIKEYLENLLRSKITFKKSNVICKTSDITDPIPFHQDISYSPKDPYHFSLWVSLNDVCKDSAPLRVIGGSHKKQVETAADFWSPYFIDEHNVNNQNTRSITVNQGDAIIFDSKLWHGSDENRARKDRFAYVTRWVTEGKDFPQIPDIKPTNFGMFNCGELTNQILKESLSLFDIKPKILNKEALIMLWIEILTANNNFGGIDSVVAIKDLKKLNILNKACDLHDAGNISGLVYKNLWHSLLSILNKKIKLVKI from the coding sequence ATGGACCTTTTAGAAAAAGATGGTTTCCTTGTTGTAAGGAATTTGCTTTCTGCAAGCCAGGTAAAAGAATGTCTAACACTAATAAAGGATAGTATCGTTAAAGCGTCAAATGAACTGGGAGTCACAAAAGAAGACTATTTAAGTTGTACCGGCAGATGGGCTACTAAATCTCCAATTACCAGGAGTGTATCCTTTATGCTTGATGATAAAATCAAGGAGTATCTTGAAAATTTATTACGGTCAAAAATTACTTTCAAGAAAAGCAATGTAATATGTAAAACTTCAGATATCACTGATCCTATACCATTTCATCAAGATATTTCGTATAGCCCAAAAGATCCATACCATTTTTCATTATGGGTTTCTCTGAACGATGTTTGTAAAGATTCTGCACCACTACGAGTAATAGGGGGTAGTCATAAAAAACAGGTAGAGACAGCTGCAGATTTTTGGTCACCATATTTTATTGATGAACATAATGTTAATAATCAAAATACAAGGTCAATAACTGTTAATCAGGGAGATGCTATCATATTTGATTCAAAATTATGGCATGGAAGTGATGAAAACCGTGCTCGTAAAGATAGGTTTGCATACGTTACGAGATGGGTTACAGAAGGAAAAGATTTTCCTCAGATTCCGGATATCAAACCAACAAATTTTGGTATGTTTAATTGTGGAGAATTAACTAACCAAATACTGAAAGAATCATTATCATTATTTGATATAAAGCCAAAAATACTAAATAAAGAAGCTTTAATAATGTTATGGATAGAAATTTTAACTGCAAATAATAATTTTGGGGGGATAGATAGTGTCGTGGCAATCAAAGATTTAAAGAAGCTAAATATACTCAACAAAGCTTGTGATTTGCATGATGCTGGAAATATTTCGGGGCTAGTATATAAAAATTTGTGGCACTCCCTTCTTTCTATCCTTAATAAAAAAATTAAATTAGTAAAAATTTAA